The following coding sequences lie in one Arachis ipaensis cultivar K30076 chromosome B05, Araip1.1, whole genome shotgun sequence genomic window:
- the LOC107641716 gene encoding uncharacterized protein LOC107641716 isoform X3, with product MYSDMHGFDILSHMFNEEIPDLILFSDDPLPLFTAQENIIDSLDPLSLSCINFSESQMVKDHCSNNHQHHLSLPHSYLQRSSSCKSFDRKPVFPPCEAHNDTLMDSPTCEWENDFFKGQIRRVFSAGDLQNMHATETLQTDERYLKVGRYSPQERKEKISKYRAKRSQRKFNKTIKQYACRKTLADNRVRIRGRFARNDDTSVIPKAPCSTSTTQQDQDEFWCRLK from the exons ATGTATTCTGATATGCATGGTTTTGATATTTTGTCACACATGTTCAATGAAGAAATCCCAGACCTTATTCTTTTCTCTGATGATCCTCTCCCTCTCTTCACAGCTCAAGAAAACATAATTGATTCTCTTGATCCTTTATCCCTTTCATGCATCAATTTCTCAGAGTCCCAAATGGTGAAGGATCATTGTTCCAACAATCATCAGCACCATCTAAGTCTTCCTCACAGTTACCTGCAGAGGAGCTCCAGTTGCAAATCGTTTGATAGAAAACCAGTTTTTCCACCATGTGAAGCTCACAACGACACTTTGATGGATTCCCCAACTTGTGAGTGGGAAAACGATTTCTTCAAAGGACAAATAAGGAGGGTCTTCAGTGCAGGAGACTTGCAG aacatgcatgcaactgaAACACTTCAGACGGATGAACGGTACTTGAAGGTGGGGCGTTACAGTCCCCAAGAAAGGAAAGAGAAAATCTCAAAGTACAGGGCCAAGAGAAGCCAGAGGAAGTTCAACAAGACTATCAAG CAGTATGCATGCCGAAAGACACTAGCCGACAATCGAGTCCGCATACGTGGCAGATTCGCACGCAACGACGATACCAGCGTGATTCCAAAAGCCCCATGTTCAACTTCAACTACACAGCAAGACCAAGATGAATTCTGG tgtAGATTGAAATGA
- the LOC107641716 gene encoding uncharacterized protein LOC107641716 isoform X1, which produces MYSDMHGFDILSHMFNEEIPDLILFSDDPLPLFTAQENIIDSLDPLSLSCINFSESQMVKDHCSNNHQHHLSLPHSYLQRSSSCKSFDRKPVFPPCEAHNDTLMDSPTCEWENDFFKGQIRRVFSAGDLQNMHATETLQTDERYLKVGRYSPQERKEKISKYRAKRSQRKFNKTIKQYACRKTLADNRVRIRGRFARNDDTSVIPKAPCSTSTTQQDQDEFWIEMIEALNE; this is translated from the exons ATGTATTCTGATATGCATGGTTTTGATATTTTGTCACACATGTTCAATGAAGAAATCCCAGACCTTATTCTTTTCTCTGATGATCCTCTCCCTCTCTTCACAGCTCAAGAAAACATAATTGATTCTCTTGATCCTTTATCCCTTTCATGCATCAATTTCTCAGAGTCCCAAATGGTGAAGGATCATTGTTCCAACAATCATCAGCACCATCTAAGTCTTCCTCACAGTTACCTGCAGAGGAGCTCCAGTTGCAAATCGTTTGATAGAAAACCAGTTTTTCCACCATGTGAAGCTCACAACGACACTTTGATGGATTCCCCAACTTGTGAGTGGGAAAACGATTTCTTCAAAGGACAAATAAGGAGGGTCTTCAGTGCAGGAGACTTGCAG aacatgcatgcaactgaAACACTTCAGACGGATGAACGGTACTTGAAGGTGGGGCGTTACAGTCCCCAAGAAAGGAAAGAGAAAATCTCAAAGTACAGGGCCAAGAGAAGCCAGAGGAAGTTCAACAAGACTATCAAG CAGTATGCATGCCGAAAGACACTAGCCGACAATCGAGTCCGCATACGTGGCAGATTCGCACGCAACGACGATACCAGCGTGATTCCAAAAGCCCCATGTTCAACTTCAACTACACAGCAAGACCAAGATGAATTCTGG ATTGAAATGATTGAAGCGTTGAATGAGTAG
- the LOC107640235 gene encoding serine/threonine-protein phosphatase 7 long form homolog encodes MSQIGIVQCQKALVNALIERWHPDTHTFHLPIGECSVTLEDVALILGLPTDGLPVTGMTMSSFEAMEAECLLQFGVAPRREDYRSSCIKLTWLRNLKENLELNDEISIQRYVRCHIMLLIGTILFGDKSGAGVHWKFLPLLRDFVNIGQYSWGSACLAHLYRALCRASRYNCKEIDGPLTLLLGWAWIRLPYLSPLPREPRSFPLANK; translated from the exons ATGTCTCAGATTGGAATAGTTCAGTGTCAGAAAGCATTGGTAAATGCTCTAATCGAACGTTGGCACCCTGACACCCATACGTTTCACCTTCCCATTGGTGAATGTTCCGTGACTCTTGAAGATGTGGCTCTAATACTTGGTCTTCCCACAGATGGTCTTCCAGTCACAGGGATGACAATGAGTAGTTTTGAAGCCATGGAGGCGGAGTGTCTGCTTCAATTTGGGGTTGCACCTCGTAGAGAGGACTATAGATCAAGCTGCATAAAACTGACATGGCTCCGGAATCTAAAAGAGAATTTAGAATTGAATGATGAGATCAGTATACAGAG GTATGTGAGGTGTCACATTATGCTGCTGATTGGGACGATACTGTTTGGGGATAAGTCAGGGGCAGGTGTGCACTGGAAATTTCTACCATTGCTTCGTGATTTTGTCAATATTGGACAGTATAGTTGGGGTTCGGCATGCCTAGCACACCTTTACAGGGCGTTATGCAGGGCATCTCGTTATAACTGTAAGGAAATAGATGGTCCACTAACACTGCTGCTGGGTTGGGCTTGGATCCGATTGCCATATCTATCGCCGCTTCCTAGAGAACCCCGCAGTTTTCCACTTGCAAACAAGTAA
- the LOC107641716 gene encoding uncharacterized protein LOC107641716 isoform X4 has translation MYSDMHGFDILSHMFNEEIPDLILFSDDPLPLFTAQENIIDSLDPLSLSCINFSESQMVKDHCSNNHQHHLSLPHSYLQRSSSCKSFDRKPVFPPCEAHNDTLMDSPTCEWENDFFKGQIRRVFSAGDLQNMHATETLQTDERYLKVGRYSPQERKEKISKYRAKRSQRKFNKTIKYACRKTLADNRVRIRGRFARNDDTSVIPKAPCSTSTTQQDQDEFWCRLK, from the exons ATGTATTCTGATATGCATGGTTTTGATATTTTGTCACACATGTTCAATGAAGAAATCCCAGACCTTATTCTTTTCTCTGATGATCCTCTCCCTCTCTTCACAGCTCAAGAAAACATAATTGATTCTCTTGATCCTTTATCCCTTTCATGCATCAATTTCTCAGAGTCCCAAATGGTGAAGGATCATTGTTCCAACAATCATCAGCACCATCTAAGTCTTCCTCACAGTTACCTGCAGAGGAGCTCCAGTTGCAAATCGTTTGATAGAAAACCAGTTTTTCCACCATGTGAAGCTCACAACGACACTTTGATGGATTCCCCAACTTGTGAGTGGGAAAACGATTTCTTCAAAGGACAAATAAGGAGGGTCTTCAGTGCAGGAGACTTGCAG aacatgcatgcaactgaAACACTTCAGACGGATGAACGGTACTTGAAGGTGGGGCGTTACAGTCCCCAAGAAAGGAAAGAGAAAATCTCAAAGTACAGGGCCAAGAGAAGCCAGAGGAAGTTCAACAAGACTATCAAG TATGCATGCCGAAAGACACTAGCCGACAATCGAGTCCGCATACGTGGCAGATTCGCACGCAACGACGATACCAGCGTGATTCCAAAAGCCCCATGTTCAACTTCAACTACACAGCAAGACCAAGATGAATTCTGG tgtAGATTGAAATGA
- the LOC107641716 gene encoding uncharacterized protein LOC107641716 isoform X2: MYSDMHGFDILSHMFNEEIPDLILFSDDPLPLFTAQENIIDSLDPLSLSCINFSESQMVKDHCSNNHQHHLSLPHSYLQRSSSCKSFDRKPVFPPCEAHNDTLMDSPTCEWENDFFKGQIRRVFSAGDLQNMHATETLQTDERYLKVGRYSPQERKEKISKYRAKRSQRKFNKTIKYACRKTLADNRVRIRGRFARNDDTSVIPKAPCSTSTTQQDQDEFWIEMIEALNE, from the exons ATGTATTCTGATATGCATGGTTTTGATATTTTGTCACACATGTTCAATGAAGAAATCCCAGACCTTATTCTTTTCTCTGATGATCCTCTCCCTCTCTTCACAGCTCAAGAAAACATAATTGATTCTCTTGATCCTTTATCCCTTTCATGCATCAATTTCTCAGAGTCCCAAATGGTGAAGGATCATTGTTCCAACAATCATCAGCACCATCTAAGTCTTCCTCACAGTTACCTGCAGAGGAGCTCCAGTTGCAAATCGTTTGATAGAAAACCAGTTTTTCCACCATGTGAAGCTCACAACGACACTTTGATGGATTCCCCAACTTGTGAGTGGGAAAACGATTTCTTCAAAGGACAAATAAGGAGGGTCTTCAGTGCAGGAGACTTGCAG aacatgcatgcaactgaAACACTTCAGACGGATGAACGGTACTTGAAGGTGGGGCGTTACAGTCCCCAAGAAAGGAAAGAGAAAATCTCAAAGTACAGGGCCAAGAGAAGCCAGAGGAAGTTCAACAAGACTATCAAG TATGCATGCCGAAAGACACTAGCCGACAATCGAGTCCGCATACGTGGCAGATTCGCACGCAACGACGATACCAGCGTGATTCCAAAAGCCCCATGTTCAACTTCAACTACACAGCAAGACCAAGATGAATTCTGG ATTGAAATGATTGAAGCGTTGAATGAGTAG